A genomic stretch from Marinifilum sp. JC120 includes:
- a CDS encoding radical SAM protein, translated as MKYALNYRSGPDGLHLYDRKSGTNILLDEFEISSENWSPAPRQVSIALTNACNLQCPFCYAPKQLAELSYVQLQTWLDELNTNGCLGIGFGGGEPTLYKNLPLLCDYINNHTKLAVTFTTNAHNLSVSLADQLKGRVAYVRVSMDGVGETYEILRGKSFASLCSRFERIRSIAAFGINYVVNSQTFPDLDEAVMVAADHGATELLLLPELPTPGREGIDPVSVSNLKEWVYSYSGPLRLSVSEAGADKLPTCDPLVKEKGLRSYAHIDASGILKRSSFDSVGVKIGDGGIIKTLSKLRPIPVEVGYENLA; from the coding sequence ATGAAGTATGCTTTAAATTACAGGTCTGGTCCTGATGGTCTCCATCTATATGATCGCAAGTCTGGTACAAATATACTCTTAGATGAGTTTGAAATTTCATCAGAAAATTGGTCTCCAGCTCCTCGCCAAGTCTCGATTGCATTAACGAATGCTTGCAATTTACAATGTCCATTTTGTTACGCCCCGAAGCAACTCGCCGAATTATCTTATGTGCAGTTGCAGACATGGTTGGATGAATTGAATACTAACGGATGCCTTGGGATAGGTTTTGGTGGAGGCGAACCTACTCTGTATAAGAATCTTCCACTTCTTTGCGATTACATAAACAATCATACGAAGCTTGCTGTCACCTTTACTACCAACGCGCATAATCTCAGCGTATCTTTGGCAGATCAACTAAAGGGGCGTGTCGCGTATGTGCGTGTAAGCATGGACGGGGTAGGTGAGACTTATGAAATTCTACGCGGTAAATCTTTTGCTTCACTATGTAGCCGCTTTGAAAGAATTCGTTCAATTGCAGCGTTCGGTATAAATTATGTTGTTAACAGCCAAACTTTTCCCGATTTAGATGAAGCTGTTATGGTCGCGGCTGACCATGGCGCGACTGAGCTGTTACTTCTTCCAGAATTGCCGACCCCAGGTAGAGAAGGGATAGATCCGGTCTCGGTTAGCAATTTAAAAGAGTGGGTCTATTCCTATTCTGGTCCCCTACGTTTAAGCGTTAGTGAAGCTGGGGCAGATAAACTTCCTACGTGTGATCCTTTAGTTAAGGAAAAGGGGCTACGTTCCTACGCGCATATAGATGCATCTGGAATTTTGAAGCGTTCTTCATTTGATTCAGTCGGGGTGAAAATTGGCGATGGTGGTATCATTAAAACACTTTCGAAATTAAGGCCTATTCCAGTGGAGGTGGGGTATGAAAATTTGGCATGA
- a CDS encoding AAA family ATPase, producing MSIAGKTSSQGDEFELQIALHWLISLYRDEEIDFVQVDSTGAPNLEQKIPIDDIIVAYKNGRKKFIQVKKNQPTYQVWRFSDKVLKEELAKALAQHELTPNAEIWFYSRSPFGNLQKLAEGTRKFRSYNSFKKSASKSLLDPLKSLARIISPKVTDLSLKKSYALAKVLFFDSSQDWASRNLLDLKAHFPQANTVKSVLERLVAEHAASLPGTPYELNRLGLLEILKEHSLESAPIYSEADVLKSFQSASRIGRTWGRTIDGVKVDQPELTDVLDYIKVGNKNILITSLPGCGKTCLLLDLVDQLEKDSSVGVLFIKGDQYSDANSEDDLTRMGLPEGIVGQCARLAAFRRVVVVVDSLDVLSLSRSHGAFKIILSVIDRLSLVDNTIVVAACREFDRQYDPQLRDRDWQKIIKISPFDYGTVVRPLLDKWAVDDSDISESLQSLICVPQNLNLFKRLVESKSYLELNNAWDLFDRYLVEYVEKDSLLGTRAIDLLYRMAQEMMKNRCYTLPKVRISSETRLSQRLISQGVLVEQQLGVIAFSHQTLADNLLVRGSITNGEGLVDFIHEHLPLPFIRPVVKSFFGYLRVLDRVRFSREFRKALSDDKIAYHLKRLLVESFAEMSVDDKDWSLVRYLLNDHSALFRRCLYTMTDVKWLDMIEQKLLTAFVGKEDRSSLEQIVIQRLTIWIEKYPERVIALWTALYDNSPEKAKQAHNISIYLGDLKEWTTVGVGALLERLLSVEGYERDFIGRPLSLWVDATNSGDKLLWDYIINKVPDAGPSRLGKKELRCDGYDFHDDKFLEKRFQKSELLLGFAIDSLIEWSQKEVWQSDLHSFSNYFLMDSSWRYTHNKHETYSADGINTLLSCVESALNWHAREDTIWWKDNELKIRDSREFGFMYFLALCYKNNPEKNIIGISSLLTDKELLRFGRIEFELGQLANSAYHLLTEEVAAKNQDLVMSLYSEEKYEDGEYEWIKRKRYDYLVWIPNIYRIKAAQDFVNEHRRTFGYELPTPQIWSSGGTVRQPFDHKILCQLSPPWAMKLVRNYNEDTGFVDMDDRLLGGKREALWGFREASALCPKYMLGLLPLIRQEKLDVQFICDIFAGLAQHVRYLYGNLSSAQKDWEPFEKSISKEELRDLVQTGLELTGEVWSDLGCVSSLLMAGVHVAANPSDIAHLVRMHEKFYSQIKTVSSEENYVIEPGAEALICLAENCIKNDWEIGEKVDKLLVAYVQMGDESALITFLRYLPYLIHYSPETSWRFFLTVMGRLKIDKWWAAERCFYYNYHKRTDEILPYIEKLLVSGSDEGLEVAGRIYTLMYLSDVVDGEEYFSRIARSPEKAIQGAVQNLAHNLYVKDVSDKCRKILPRLFAECSLTNTVMESFASVFHKDSSKVGMVGNELVFSYLKALPKVSGSPGIYSFYRWLSAQAKNDPLQNLEYLEVLADACESCVGDVRQYGSRDNIPIVLREILIEADEVDDPELINRVINVQDRLMQNGFDGISKLYDDY from the coding sequence TTGAGTATTGCAGGAAAAACATCGTCTCAGGGTGATGAGTTCGAATTACAGATAGCACTTCATTGGCTGATAAGCTTGTACCGGGATGAAGAGATCGATTTTGTTCAGGTGGATTCAACAGGGGCTCCTAATCTTGAGCAGAAAATACCGATTGATGATATTATAGTGGCCTATAAAAATGGACGGAAAAAGTTCATCCAAGTGAAGAAAAACCAGCCTACATATCAGGTTTGGCGTTTTTCCGATAAAGTATTGAAAGAAGAACTCGCTAAGGCTCTAGCACAGCACGAATTGACCCCTAATGCAGAAATTTGGTTTTACTCCCGTTCTCCTTTTGGGAACTTACAGAAGTTAGCTGAAGGAACTCGCAAGTTTCGGTCTTACAACAGCTTCAAAAAATCAGCTTCCAAGAGCCTTTTAGATCCACTCAAATCCTTGGCGAGGATTATTTCACCTAAAGTTACTGATTTGTCACTGAAAAAGTCGTATGCGCTTGCCAAAGTGTTATTCTTTGACTCTAGCCAAGACTGGGCATCAAGAAATTTGTTGGATTTAAAAGCACACTTCCCTCAAGCAAATACGGTGAAAAGTGTGCTTGAAAGATTAGTAGCTGAGCATGCGGCCAGTCTTCCAGGGACTCCCTATGAACTTAATCGATTGGGCCTTCTTGAAATTCTTAAAGAGCACAGTCTAGAGTCAGCCCCCATTTATTCCGAAGCCGACGTACTAAAAAGTTTTCAATCGGCATCAAGAATAGGACGAACATGGGGACGAACAATTGACGGTGTCAAAGTCGATCAGCCAGAACTAACCGATGTGCTGGATTACATTAAAGTGGGCAATAAAAATATACTTATTACTAGCCTGCCAGGATGTGGAAAGACTTGTCTGCTTCTAGATTTGGTAGATCAGCTCGAAAAAGATTCTTCTGTAGGAGTTTTATTTATCAAGGGAGATCAGTACTCGGATGCAAATTCTGAAGATGATCTTACTCGCATGGGACTACCTGAAGGCATTGTTGGACAATGTGCACGTTTAGCAGCATTCCGCAGGGTAGTAGTTGTCGTTGATTCGCTGGACGTTCTTTCTTTGAGCAGAAGTCATGGTGCTTTTAAAATTATTCTCAGTGTTATTGACCGGTTGAGTCTTGTTGATAATACCATTGTAGTCGCAGCTTGTAGAGAATTTGATCGACAGTATGACCCACAGCTCAGGGACCGCGACTGGCAAAAGATAATAAAAATATCTCCATTTGATTATGGTACTGTTGTTCGTCCTCTTCTCGATAAATGGGCTGTTGACGACTCAGATATTAGTGAGAGTTTACAATCTTTGATTTGTGTTCCCCAGAATCTGAATTTGTTTAAAAGATTAGTGGAATCTAAGAGTTATCTCGAGCTCAACAATGCTTGGGATTTATTCGATCGATACCTTGTTGAGTATGTTGAAAAAGACTCTTTGTTAGGAACTCGTGCAATCGATTTGCTGTATCGCATGGCACAGGAGATGATGAAAAACCGTTGTTACACGTTGCCAAAGGTAAGAATTTCATCGGAAACAAGATTAAGTCAGAGATTAATCAGTCAAGGGGTACTAGTTGAACAGCAGCTAGGAGTGATAGCGTTTTCACATCAGACACTTGCTGATAATTTGTTAGTGCGGGGCAGCATTACTAATGGTGAAGGGCTAGTTGATTTTATTCATGAGCATCTTCCGCTTCCGTTTATTCGGCCTGTCGTCAAATCCTTTTTTGGGTATTTGAGGGTTCTTGATAGAGTTCGGTTTAGCAGGGAGTTTAGAAAAGCTCTTTCAGATGATAAAATTGCTTACCATTTAAAGCGATTGCTAGTTGAATCCTTTGCTGAAATGTCAGTGGACGATAAGGATTGGTCACTTGTTCGATACCTTCTTAATGATCACTCTGCTTTGTTCAGGAGATGCCTTTATACTATGACGGATGTGAAGTGGCTTGATATGATTGAGCAGAAGCTTCTCACTGCCTTTGTTGGAAAAGAAGATCGAAGTTCTTTGGAACAGATCGTAATCCAAAGGCTAACAATTTGGATTGAAAAATATCCTGAACGGGTTATCGCGTTATGGACTGCTTTGTATGACAATAGTCCAGAGAAAGCGAAGCAAGCACATAATATAAGCATTTATTTAGGAGATTTGAAAGAGTGGACGACTGTTGGGGTTGGAGCTCTGCTTGAGCGGTTACTCTCTGTTGAAGGCTATGAACGGGATTTCATTGGTAGGCCATTGAGTCTGTGGGTGGACGCAACCAATAGTGGCGATAAATTACTTTGGGATTACATAATAAATAAAGTCCCTGACGCAGGGCCTAGTAGGCTCGGAAAGAAAGAGCTTCGTTGTGATGGATATGATTTTCATGACGATAAATTCTTAGAAAAGCGTTTTCAAAAGTCAGAACTTTTGTTGGGATTTGCAATAGACTCCTTAATTGAATGGAGTCAGAAAGAGGTATGGCAGTCTGATCTGCATTCTTTTTCAAATTATTTTTTAATGGATTCTTCATGGAGATATACCCACAACAAGCATGAGACATATTCTGCTGATGGAATTAACACATTACTTTCATGCGTAGAATCCGCTCTTAACTGGCATGCCCGCGAAGATACTATTTGGTGGAAGGACAACGAACTAAAGATTCGAGACTCCAGAGAGTTTGGATTTATGTATTTTCTGGCTCTTTGTTATAAAAATAATCCAGAGAAAAATATTATTGGAATCTCTTCACTTCTGACTGATAAAGAGCTGTTAAGGTTTGGTAGGATTGAATTTGAATTAGGGCAGTTAGCCAACTCAGCATATCATTTGTTGACCGAGGAAGTGGCGGCTAAAAACCAAGATTTAGTCATGTCGTTGTATAGTGAAGAAAAGTATGAAGATGGCGAGTATGAATGGATCAAGCGAAAGCGTTATGACTACCTCGTTTGGATTCCCAATATATACAGGATAAAGGCAGCTCAAGACTTTGTAAATGAACATCGCCGTACTTTTGGATATGAACTTCCTACTCCTCAGATATGGTCGAGTGGAGGGACGGTTAGGCAGCCGTTTGACCATAAAATACTTTGCCAGCTCTCACCACCATGGGCAATGAAACTTGTTCGGAATTACAATGAAGATACTGGTTTTGTCGACATGGATGATCGATTGCTTGGAGGTAAAAGAGAAGCCCTATGGGGGTTCCGTGAGGCTTCTGCTCTATGTCCAAAATATATGCTTGGATTGCTTCCTTTAATTCGACAAGAGAAGTTAGATGTACAATTTATTTGTGATATTTTTGCTGGGCTCGCCCAACATGTTCGATATCTTTATGGAAACTTGTCTTCAGCGCAAAAAGACTGGGAACCTTTTGAGAAGTCGATTTCCAAAGAGGAACTTCGAGATTTGGTCCAAACTGGTCTAGAATTGACTGGAGAAGTTTGGAGTGATTTAGGCTGCGTGAGTTCCTTGCTTATGGCAGGTGTACATGTTGCGGCGAATCCATCTGACATAGCGCACCTTGTTAGGATGCATGAGAAATTTTATAGTCAAATTAAGACTGTAAGTAGCGAGGAAAATTATGTCATTGAGCCTGGGGCTGAGGCTCTGATTTGTTTGGCCGAAAATTGTATCAAGAATGACTGGGAGATAGGAGAAAAAGTTGACAAGTTGTTGGTTGCCTACGTTCAGATGGGAGATGAATCAGCTCTAATTACTTTCCTCAGGTATCTACCCTATTTGATACATTATAGCCCTGAGACATCATGGAGATTTTTTCTGACAGTGATGGGGCGTTTAAAGATCGACAAATGGTGGGCCGCAGAACGATGCTTTTATTATAACTACCATAAACGAACAGATGAAATCTTACCATATATTGAAAAGCTACTTGTGAGCGGATCTGATGAAGGTCTAGAGGTTGCAGGTAGAATCTATACGCTTATGTATTTGTCTGACGTTGTAGACGGAGAGGAATATTTTTCTCGTATAGCAAGGTCTCCTGAAAAGGCTATACAAGGCGCCGTACAGAATTTAGCTCATAATCTTTATGTCAAAGATGTTTCTGATAAATGTCGCAAAATATTGCCTAGATTGTTTGCGGAATGCAGTTTGACAAATACTGTCATGGAAAGTTTTGCAAGTGTGTTCCATAAGGATTCAAGCAAAGTGGGGATGGTTGGTAATGAGTTGGTGTTTTCATATCTCAAAGCTTTGCCCAAAGTTTCAGGAAGTCCAGGCATATATAGTTTTTATAGATGGCTCAGTGCTCAAGCGAAGAATGACCCTCTTCAGAATTTAGAATATTTGGAGGTGCTGGCTGACGCTTGCGAATCGTGTGTTGGTGATGTTCGACAGTATGGATCAAGAGATAATATTCCAATTGTTCTTCGTGAAATACTTATTGAGGCGGATGAGGTGGATGATCCAGAATTGATTAACAGAGTGATAAATGTTCAGGATCGACTAATGCAAAATGGTTTTGATGGAATTTCAAAACTCTATGACGATTACTAA
- a CDS encoding XRE family transcriptional regulator: MDTQGVCMDDISKQIGMRIRTLRKSRGLTQEQLGDAAGISDKYLSEVERGGSKVSVEVLNKVADGLKISLHDLLELDQNTRTRDEVVAGITDMLDGASDEQLLVLHRVVKAILL; the protein is encoded by the coding sequence ATGGATACTCAAGGAGTTTGCATGGACGACATTTCAAAACAGATAGGCATGCGCATCAGGACATTGCGAAAGAGTCGTGGCCTTACCCAAGAACAGTTGGGCGATGCTGCTGGAATTAGCGATAAATATCTCAGTGAAGTTGAGCGTGGGGGCAGTAAGGTTTCTGTTGAAGTTCTCAACAAGGTTGCTGACGGCCTGAAAATATCCCTGCATGACCTCTTGGAACTGGATCAGAATACAAGGACTCGTGACGAAGTTGTTGCTGGCATCACAGATATGCTTGATGGTGCCAGCGATGAGCAGTTGTTGGTCCTTCATCGTGTTGTTAAGGCGATCCTGTTGTAA